In Bacillus toyonensis BCT-7112, a single window of DNA contains:
- the opp4C gene encoding oligopeptide ABC transporter permease, producing METVTAITEKKEKKRRNESSPWRQALKKIKRNKMALVGFYALMFMFLFCFVGPLFSPYASGKIQVALINKPPSFSHWLGTDQLGRDILTRLMQAGRISLTIGLASMVLSVILGALLGAIAGFYRGIVDNIIMRLADILMSMPGLPLLIIMGAILSEWKVPSDYRLYVIMIILSLVGWPGLARLVRGQILSLREQAFMQAADVLGIKDYRKIIYHLIPNVLPILIVVSTLGVAGSILGESALSYLGLGVVPPTPSWGNMISAANSLIDFQKRPWLWIPPGFAIFITVVSINLLGDALRDALDPKMRR from the coding sequence ATGGAAACTGTTACAGCAATTACAGAGAAAAAAGAAAAAAAGAGAAGAAATGAATCATCACCATGGCGACAGGCTCTTAAAAAAATAAAGAGAAATAAGATGGCACTCGTGGGGTTTTATGCACTAATGTTTATGTTTTTATTTTGTTTTGTCGGTCCGCTCTTTTCGCCATATGCATCAGGGAAAATACAAGTCGCTTTAATTAACAAACCACCTAGTTTTTCACATTGGCTCGGTACAGATCAATTGGGAAGAGATATTTTAACAAGACTTATGCAAGCAGGACGCATTTCATTAACAATTGGATTAGCTTCAATGGTCTTATCGGTTATACTTGGAGCTTTATTAGGAGCTATTGCAGGTTTTTATCGCGGGATTGTCGACAATATTATTATGCGTCTTGCAGATATTTTAATGTCGATGCCGGGATTGCCGTTGCTTATTATAATGGGAGCTATTTTATCAGAATGGAAAGTACCATCTGATTATCGTCTTTATGTCATTATGATTATTTTAAGTTTAGTAGGTTGGCCAGGACTTGCACGTCTTGTAAGAGGTCAAATTTTATCACTCAGGGAGCAAGCATTTATGCAAGCTGCTGATGTGTTAGGAATAAAAGATTACCGGAAAATTATATATCATTTAATCCCTAATGTTTTACCGATCTTAATTGTTGTATCCACATTAGGTGTTGCAGGCTCTATTTTAGGGGAATCCGCACTAAGCTACTTAGGTCTCGGAGTCGTCCCGCCTACACCATCATGGGGAAATATGATTAGTGCAGCTAACTCATTAATCGATTTCCAAAAGCGTCCGTGGTTATGGATTCCGCCCGGTTTTGCAATTTTTATAACAGTTGTATCAATTAATTTACTTGGTGATGCACTTCGTGATGCGTTAGATCCAAAGATGAGACGGTAG